TACCTGAATCTAACCAATGTGATTGTGTCTGATGAATATGGGGAAGCGATTCCTTTTACAATTTCAAATGGCAGTGTTACAGTCGCAAACGATACAATACCACCTTCATTGTCCTATTACCTCAATCCTTCCTTACCAGACGGAGACAATGGTTGGTACATAAATAATGTCGAAGTTACACTTACAGCGTATGATGAGCATGATATTTCAGATATGAAATATAGAGTAGACAACGGCAACTGGCAGGGTTATTTCTCACCATTTAATATTACAGATAATGGAGAGCACGTTATAGCCTTCCATGCAATAGATAGCTTAGGAATCAGCAATTCCACATCCTTCACATTTAAGATAGATAAAACAAGTCCTTCCCTTTTGCACAACCTTGCAGGAACAGAAGGAAACAACGGATGGTATACAGGCAATGTTGAAGTAACGTTGACAGCAACAGATTCAATATCCGGAGTAAATGTTACAAAGTACAGGGGAGATAGTGGAGCATGGCAGGTGTACAACACACCATTCACTCTTTCATCAAACGGCAATTACCAGGTGGACTACTATTCCATTGACAATGCAGGAAATAATGCATCTGGAATGCCTTTCTCACTCAAAATAGATAAAACCAAACCATCGTCATCGTCATCTCTTTCAGGAACAAAAGAAGGAGGCGTATATAAAACAAGTGTTACCGTATCTATTTCAAGAAATGATGCAACATCGGGCATTGCATATACGAAATACCGCATCAATGGAGGAGCATGGACAACGTACAGCAATCCTTTCACGTTAACCCAAGATGACACGTATACCGTTGATTATTACTCCGTTGATAATGCTGGCAATACGGAAACAACAAAGACAACGACATTCGAGATACTTAAAAACCGACCGCCGGTAGCATCGTTTACTTACACCCCTCTAAATCCAATTGAAGGGCAGACTATATTTTTTGATGCCTCTTCTTCGTATGACCCCGACGGAAGCATTGCCTCGTATTCTTGGAATTTCGGGGATGGTTCCGGCAGCGGGAAAAATGTGCAGCATTCGTATCCAGCAGGCGGTTCATATACTGTTACATTAACAGTTACCGACAACGACGGAGCAACTACATACGTACAAAAAAATCTTAAAGTAGGTACAGAAAAAAAATTGCCCGTTGCCAATTTTAGTTATATGCCTTTACATCCGACAGTATCCAGTATCCTTCAGTTTACCGATTTATCATATGATACAGATGGCACAATAACAAACTATATATGGGATTTTGGAGATGGCAATATCAGTTATGAAAAAAACCCGACCCATACATATAATAAAGATGGTACGTACATAGTCGCTCTGGCCGTTACTGATGACGATGGAGCAACCGGCAACATTTCAAAAACCATAGAAATTTTACCGTCGCTTCCCGACTTGATTTTGGAAGATGTGAAATCTTCTATCTCGAAAAATGGAAATGCCAAAGTCACTGTAACAATAAAAAATGGTGGGAGCGAAGATGCAAGAAGTTTTTCTTGTACCCTTACAGTGGACGGAGAACTCTATAACCCAGAGTTTATTGACAGTCTCCGTCCAGGTGGCGAGATAAATGTATTTTTTTATCCTACTCTGTCAAAAGGGGCACATTTGCTTAATACTTCAGTTGATCCTGGCGACATTGTGGAAGAAAGCAATGAAAGTAATAATTATAAGACTTATTCCATATTTGTTTCATCTCCATCTCCCTGGAAAATTGATTGGAAAGTTGCCGCGCTGATTGGTATTCTTGTAATAGGATTGGTTGCCGTTTTGTTGTCGAATAAAAAGAAAAAAATTCAAGGGACAGAGAAAGACAACAAAAAGGTTTTGGTAGAGCCGGAGGAGGAAGTGAACAGATGTTTTGTCTGCCTGGGGAAAATAAAGCAGAGTTCATCGTTCACAAAATGTGATTGCGGTGCCGTTTTTCATAAAACATGTGCAGAGCGCATAGAAAAATGCCCAAATTGCGGAAAGGAACTGAGAGAGAAAACTACTTAAGCAGAGTTTGGATGTTTTGATAATGGAAAGAGTAGGTAGGTATAGGGATAAATTAAATTTGATATCTAAAAGGGCGGAGGAAATAGAGAAATGGATAATGGGCTATACGAGAGAAAAATTTGTTGGGGATGAAAAAACTAAATTAGCTGTTTATAAGGCATTCCAGGAGATTGTTGAGGCTGAAATGGATGTAATTGCCATGATATGCAAAGATTCTGGATTGGCACCGAAAGACGATTATACCAATATAGAGGCTTTAGAAGATAACGGGATTATTGATGAGGGAATGAAATCTTTCCTTATCGGATCAAATGGTTTAAGAAACAGGTTGGTGCATCTTTACAATAAATTGGATGATGTCATAGCGTTTAAAGGCATAAAGGAATTGATGCATGTACCGAGAGCATTTGTTAAAATGGTGGAAGGATGGATAGCAGCAAAATTAAGAAAATAAAGAAAGATTTTAACTTCTTGCACGAGCGAGTAATGGCTGTTCTCTTATTTGGCTCTTTTGTAAAAGGAGAAGAAAGCACGAGAAGCGATGTTGACATATGCATTATTGCCCCCTACGAAAAGGACAAAATAAACTTTTTAGGAGAGATTATGTCAAAAACCTGGGGATACGATGTGAGGCTATTTGAACTGATGCCGTTGTACATGAAGATGGAAGTTATAAAAAACCATAAGATTATTTATGCAAGAAATATCAGTGAGTTGTATGAGTATTTCTATTTTTACAGGAAGTTGTGGAAAGACCAGGAACAAAGGCAAAGAATAACTAAA
This region of Candidatus Thermoplasmatota archaeon genomic DNA includes:
- a CDS encoding PKD domain-containing protein, with the protein product MKARFLAIVIIAFFVIPNSDASDHTSVNVVSQEFASVNEYFCVNISIYPTTSVGGAQCDVLFDSSILEAQNVGNGGMFEEWWNMSLEIDNINGTIKNIVAFNFGGNGTSSPEIFAIITFKAKALGTSYLNLTNVIVSDEYGEAIPFTISNGSVTVANDTIPPSLSYYLNPSLPDGDNGWYINNVEVTLTAYDEHDISDMKYRVDNGNWQGYFSPFNITDNGEHVIAFHAIDSLGISNSTSFTFKIDKTSPSLLHNLAGTEGNNGWYTGNVEVTLTATDSISGVNVTKYRGDSGAWQVYNTPFTLSSNGNYQVDYYSIDNAGNNASGMPFSLKIDKTKPSSSSSLSGTKEGGVYKTSVTVSISRNDATSGIAYTKYRINGGAWTTYSNPFTLTQDDTYTVDYYSVDNAGNTETTKTTTFEILKNRPPVASFTYTPLNPIEGQTIFFDASSSYDPDGSIASYSWNFGDGSGSGKNVQHSYPAGGSYTVTLTVTDNDGATTYVQKNLKVGTEKKLPVANFSYMPLHPTVSSILQFTDLSYDTDGTITNYIWDFGDGNISYEKNPTHTYNKDGTYIVALAVTDDDGATGNISKTIEILPSLPDLILEDVKSSISKNGNAKVTVTIKNGGSEDARSFSCTLTVDGELYNPEFIDSLRPGGEINVFFYPTLSKGAHLLNTSVDPGDIVEESNESNNYKTYSIFVSSPSPWKIDWKVAALIGILVIGLVAVLLSNKKKKIQGTEKDNKKVLVEPEEEVNRCFVCLGKIKQSSSFTKCDCGAVFHKTCAERIEKCPNCGKELREKTT
- a CDS encoding DUF86 domain-containing protein yields the protein MERVGRYRDKLNLISKRAEEIEKWIMGYTREKFVGDEKTKLAVYKAFQEIVEAEMDVIAMICKDSGLAPKDDYTNIEALEDNGIIDEGMKSFLIGSNGLRNRLVHLYNKLDDVIAFKGIKELMHVPRAFVKMVEGWIAAKLRK
- a CDS encoding nucleotidyltransferase domain-containing protein is translated as MDSSKIKKIKKDFNFLHERVMAVLLFGSFVKGEESTRSDVDICIIAPYEKDKINFLGEIMSKTWGYDVRLFELMPLYMKMEVIKNHKIIYARNISELYEYFYFYRKLWKDQEQRQRITKEEAIRLFE